A region from the Chelmon rostratus isolate fCheRos1 chromosome 6, fCheRos1.pri, whole genome shotgun sequence genome encodes:
- the phaf1 gene encoding UPF0183 protein C16orf70 homolog: MLDLEVVPERSLGNEQWEFALGMPLAQAISILQKHCRIIKNVQVLYSEQTPLSHDLILNLTQDGIKLLFDATNQRLKVIEVYDLSKVKLKYCGVHFNSQAIAPTIEQIDQSFGATHPGVYNAAEQLFHLNFRGLSFSFQLDSWNEAPKYEIPHGAMVKRMHIYTGNNLQETRAPVMPLACFLGNIYAECVDVLRDRAGPLGLKLRLLTAGCGPGVMADAKVRSLERSIYFGDSCQDVLGALGSPHKVFYKSEDKMKIHSPSPHKQVPSKCNDYFFNYFTLGVDILFDSTSHLVKKFVLHTNYPGHYNFNIYHRCDFKIPLVIKKEGADSQTEDCILTTYSKWDQIQELLGHPMEKPVVLHRSSSANNTNPFGSTFCFGLQRMIFEVMQNNHIASVTLYGAPRTASQARPESSSSSH; this comes from the exons ATGCTGGATCTGGAGGTGGTGCCTGAGAGATCACTAGGAAATGAGCAATGGGAATTCGCCTTAG GGATGCCATTGGCCCAGGCCATCTCtattctgcagaaacactgccGCATCATCAAAAATGTCCAGGTGCTATACAGTGAACAG ACGCCACTCAGCCATGACCTCATACTGAACTTGACTCAGGATGGGATTAAACTGCTGTTTGATGCCACAAATCAGAGACTCAAG GTGATTGAAGTGTATGACCTGAGCAAAGTCAAGTTGAAATACTG tggaGTCCATTTCAACTCTCAGGCCATTGCCCCCACAATAGAGCAAATAGACCAGTCATTTGGAGCTACACACCCAGGAG TCTACAATGCTGCAGAGCAGTTGTTCCATCTCAACTTCCGTGGGCTGTCCTTCTCCTTCCAACTGGACTCATGGAACGAAGCTCCAAAGTACGAG ATTCCACATGGGGCCATGGTCAAGAGGATGCACATTTACACTGGCAACAACCTGCAGGAAACAAG agCTCCGGTGATGCCATTGGCTTGTTTCCTTGGTAACATCTATGCAGAGTGCGTGGATGTCCTGAGAGACCGGGCAGGGCCTCTGGGGCTCAAACTCCGCCTTCTCACCGCAG GTTGTGGTCCTGGTGTGATGGCTGATGCTAAAGTGAGGTCCCTTGAAAGGAGCATCTACTTTGGAGATTCCTGTCAGGACGTGCTGGGTGCTCTGGGATCGCCACATAAAGTCTTTTACAAGTCTGAGGACAAG ATGAAGATCCACTCTCCATCACCTCACAAGCAGGTTCCTTCTAAATGTAACGACTACTTCTTCAACTACTTCACCCTCGGAGTG GATATCCTGTTTGACTCTACAAGTCACCTGGTTAAGAAGTTTGTCCTCCATACCAACTACCCCGGACATTACAACTTCAATAT ATATCATCGATGTGACTTTAAGATTCCTCTTGTCATTAAGAAAG AAGGAGCTGACTCTCAGACGGAGGACTGCATCTTAACCACCTACAGCAAG tgGGATCAGATTCAGGAACTGCTGGGTCATCCGATGGAAAAACCCGTAGTGCTCCACAG gtCCTCATCAGCCAATAACACCAACCCCTTCGGCTCTACCTTCTGCTTTGGACTGCAGAGGATGATCTTTGAG GTGATGCAGAATAACCACATAGCATCAGTGACCCTCTACGGTGCTCCACGGACCGCCAGTCAAGCCCGACCTGAGTCTAGTAGTAGTTCCCACTGA